The nucleotide sequence CTGGGCTGAGTAGTGCACATCCattgttccagctactctgggggctgagatAGGGGATTGtttgtgctcaggagtttgaggctatagtgagctatgatcacaccactgaactccaacatgagcaacacagtgagaccgaCAAAAATTATGTACAACTCAAACTGCCATTAAGaggagaacagaaaaataaattgtgatatattcatacagtggaatactactttTGCAATAAAAAGAATTGAACTACTAGTACATGCAGTATGATTGATTCTCAACAACATTCAGCTAAACAAAAAGAGCCACAGGAAAAAAAGTACAAACTGCATGGTACCGTTCATATGAAATCCAAGATTAGGCAAAACGAACTTATGGTTATAGAAATCagaatattggccaggcaggctggttcacgcctgtaaccccagcactttgggaggccaaggtgggaggatcgttagaggccaggagttcaagacctgcctttataacatagcaagatcccatctcaatcaatcaatcaaacagAAATCAGAATATTGTTTTTAGTCAGGGAGGGGGTTGACTGGAAGGGATGTCTACCCTATGTTTATTGGAACAGGAAGAGTGCAATGCTGGTCCCCTTGGTTTTGATGTGGGTAGGGAGTACCTTCCTAAGAATATGCACATGGGACAGGAGTTAAGGCCCCCAAGTAAATAGAGGTCTAGCAGGAAGAAGGAATGAGTTTGAGTAGCTAAAAAACAATGTCCCAATGTCCACTCCATAACCCAATTCCTCATTTAGTATTGGAATGCCTTCAACATCCAATTCAGCTAAAACAATATATGAGTTAAACTAATTATTAGGTGTCCTGCATCTAAATAATTCATCCCTAGGGGCTCCAGATTAAAATGATGGATAAAATACCCTCATCTAATTTTGTTCCCTTCTAGAATCCcattgggtgggtgggtgtgcgtgtgtgtgtgtgtgtgtgtgtgtgtgtgtgtctaaagaCCTAAACCATATGcatggggaaaataaaaaataacagcaacATTTTGAAAGCTGAAAAACAGATGGACAAATGCCAGCTGACGTAGGTGACTTGAGAAAGCTCAATCCCAAAACAGCAATGGAAAAACCTGAAAAGCAACCTTTTGTACACACAGAATCTTCTAAATGCATAGGAATAGGTACCACCCATTAACCCCTAGGAGTTTCGTAAGAATTAAGTAAGACAATATTTGTAAGTGCTCACAGGCACATAGAATGAGCCCTCAGGAAATATTAGCTATCACGACCACTGTCATGCCTTTGGTGGAAACGAGTCAGATTCTCAACTGTCTACAGAAAAAGATtaagcattcttttctttttttgtaatgggCACAGAGGATATTTATTTAAGatggtggttttcaaacttttaaaaaagtagcAGACCGCTTGTTTTGTAAATGAACCTACTATAGGAAGCAGATAAATGTAGCACTCCTCGGGGAGCAGCAAGGGTGAGGGGCCTGGGCTCTACCCTCTCACTTTCTGCCTTGTCCTTTAAAGGAGACTCTGACATCCCTGAGGAACACAATTGGTTtagagggaaagggaaaagaggTTAACACTTAGACAAATAAATGAacgaataaaataaatgaatagggaAAAACAGAAAGCCTTTCCTTAATGTGGAGGTAGAAGTGGAGCTGGAAAATCACCGCTTTATAACCATCACAGTAAAAATTGCAAGAATCATCGATGAATACTTAATCCAGGAGGGAAAGTTTGTTTAGAAGCAAGATATTTGCGTGATCTTCATGCAAACAGATGGCACATAAGAGAGAAAACACTGCTTATACCACGGCAAATATTACTGACCTGCAGACTTGAAAAACGTGAATGTCACCTAAGGCAAGAAAAGGCTGAAGTGCTTCAGATTAAAAGCTAAGAGAGACACAGCGACTATTAATAAATACAACATATGATTTCTGACTGgatcatgtaaaaaaaaatgccataaagGTCATTATTGGGACAACTGACATTTGAAATGTGGATTGTAAATGTGATACCAgccaggagcctgtaatcccaacactttaggaggctgtggcagacagatcacttgagctcaggagttcaagaccagtctgggccacatgccgaaaccccgtcgctacaagaaattaaaaaattagctgggtgtggtggcacctgtggtcctagttactcgggaggctgaggtgggaagatggcttgagcctaggaggtggagactgtagtgagctaggatcatgccactgcactccagcctgggccataaagcaagaccctgtccaaaaaaaaaaaatttagtgttgtttcctgaatttgataaATGTACTGTGGTTATATGAGAGAATGTCCTCATTCTTAGGAGACACAAATGAGTACAGTATATGGCCTAAAGAGGAAAAGATATGTGTGACCTACTCtcaaacaatttagaaaaaaaaacacatacagtGTGTTTACACAGATGGagaaaacagtggttctcaaagtgggaTCCCTGAAGGAGCAGCAGTGTCACGTGGGAACTTATTAGCAATACGAATTCTTGGGCCCAACTCAAACCTACTAAATCACCTGTCTGGGGTGGGGGCCAGGAGTCTGTATTTTAACCTTAGCCTTCCTGGTCGTTCAGATACGTGCTaaattttgaaaaccactgacacagagagaatgagaaaacaaatctGGTGAAATGTTACAACCAGTGAATGCGGAGAAAGGGCATAGAGGAGTCTTCTGTATTATTCttgaaacttttctgtaagtttgaaattgtttcaagataaatattaaaaacaaaattaccctGGTACAGTAAGTGTAGACATGTGGAAAGGAGACCTGGGAGGTAGGAAAGCAAATCACAGAGTTAACACAGGAGCCATGCATGAGGTGATGTAATTTACAAATAAGACTGCTGCCACTCCAGTGCTGAGTGAGGACGGGCTATCTGCAgagtcttcaaataacaaatctCCTCCTTGCAGAACATTTGGGCACCAATCATACTAATCTGAATAGTACAGTCCGGCAATCTCTGTAGAGAGGTTTCCTTCAGAAAAGCTTCCAGGGAGCATGAGGAAAACAGTGGTCACAGCACTCCAGAATTCTATCAAGGGCTGATCTGTGAGAGTGacattctcattcattgctgtaATTTTCACCAGTTTTTGGAGTCCTCCAGTAATGTGTAAGTTATTCCAACTGGGGAGATATTCAATCAGAATACTAGTGCTAAGAACTCCATATTTGATAAACTTGTGAAAATACACATCTTCACCAAAACCTTTGAGAGGTTTAGTGTCCAAGACTGATTTGACCCCTAAGGTATGTGACATGAGGTTGAAACCACCTTTACAAAGATTATGAAAGTGACAGAAgtcaggccaggggtggtggctcatgcttgtagtcccagcactttgggaggccgaggtgggcagatcatgcggtcaggatatcaagactatcctggccaacatggtgaaaccctgtctctactaaaaatacaaaaagattagaaggacgtgatggtgcacgcctgtagtcccagctactcgggaggctgaggcagaagaattgcttgaacccaggaggcagaggctgcagtgagctgagatcacgccactgcactccaacctaggtgacaaagtgagactccatcccaaaaaaaaaaaaaaaaagtgagataagTCTAGCAatagctgactccatcttgcttccagTCTCACAGGTTCGATTCAGCATTCTTTGGCACCTTGGTAAGAACCTTCACCATCTGCCTTTTGGCTTTATTTCCCATCACTCTTGTCTTGCATGGGCAACACCACACTGCTTGTACTCACCAGCACATGCTACATTGTCTTCTACGATGGAATGCTCTTTTGTCTTCATCTAACGCCCattcatgttttaatttcttgggCATCACTTCTCTTAGGGAGCCTCTTTCGGGAATCAAGAAGGTGAGAAAGATCAAGCTACTGAAGAACAAAGGGAACAGCATGCATAACGATCCCAAGGCTAGAAAAAACTTGAAGGATTTACGGAATTGAAGAAGGCAGAGGGAGACACAAGAAAGTGAGGGAGACAGGAACCTGAAAACATAAGCACGATCTAGTTTATGCAGGACTTTGTAAGACAAGGTAAggaatttagattttattctaagagCAACAGAAAGCCTGTGGAGGGCTGTAAGCAAGGGTGTGATATAAtcaggtttatatttttaaaagatcacccTGGCTACTATATAGGAAATGGATAGAACAGtggcaagagaggaaaaaaaagtaaccatAAAGATGCCATTGCTGTAGTTCAGAATAAGAGGTATCAGTGGCGTGGCCACAGAGATGGGAAGAGGTAGGTCAGCTGGagatacattaatatattaatattttacaatcAGAACTGGAACAAAACTTTCCGATGGATTCCATACGGAAGGGATAAAGGGAAACTTAAAGATGAAACCAAGGTTTCTTGATTATGCTATGTACTGAATGGAAAATACTGGAGCAGAAACAGGCTTCAGggtaaaaatcaaaatttttttttttgttgttgttttcttgtttgagacaaagtctcactttgtcgctccagctggagtgcagtggcatgaacacagctcactgcagcctcaacctctgggcccaagtgattctcctgtttcagccccccaagtagctgggactatgggtgcataccatcacaccctgctaattgttgtattttttgtagagacagggtttcaccatcttgcccaggctggtctcgaactcctgcgctcaagcactccgccgccccggcctcccaaactgctgggattactaggtgtgagccactgcatctggcagaaaataaaaagttttatgagCTGGGCATAGgggttcacgcctgcaatcccagctctttgggatgccaatgtgggaggattgcctgagctcaggagttcaaggccagcctgggcaacaaaaggagactccatatctacaaaacaatttttacaaattagccaggcgtggtggtgcatgcctgtgatgccagctacctcggtggctgaggcagaaggatggcttgtgcccaggaggttgaggctgcagtgagccatgatcatgttcctgcactccagcctgggcaagagagcaagaccctgtctccaaaagaaaaaaaaaaaagtatatctaaaacttaaaaacatcCCATAAAAACTTACAACACATCCCATAAGGTTATACCAAGGGTATAAACCTTGGTCTATAGTCTTCAGTGAGACTTCTAAATAAAACTAATTATGTAaaagcttgaatttttttttttaagttgacagAAGGTAAGCAAATTAACTGGGGAACTGTAGTGGGGATGCTAAACAGTAGAGTACCCATGTACAATTAATTTTGGCTGCTCTAGGCACTCTGCCTATGGGAtagccctgctccacaaggagcagttaaaaaaaaaaagaaaaataaaagatttggaCATGTTGAGATGCTAAAGAGTATCCAAGAATAGATGTCAACTTGAATAGCAATCTTGAGGAAAGGCTGGAATCACATAAATCAACCTGGTAGTAAGCAACACagagatgaaatttaaaattataggaGTAAATGGAATTAACCAGGAAGGTAGTACAGAAAGAGAAGAGCAGGGGCCTAGCTCCAAGACCCAGTGAAATGTAGTCTTTATaggacagagagaggagggaaaatcAGCAAATTAGACTGTGGAGTGGTGAGGAAGCGTAGTGTTTCATGGAGGAAGAGGTGGCCAACAGAGTCCAGTGCTTTGCGGAGatcaagaaaggaaagaacaggGAATGTCTTGGCTTTGGCAACACAGAAGCAGTTGATGCCTTGACAAGAGCAGCTTTAGTTACATAACTAGAACAGAAGTCAAATGAAACTGAAGCTGAATGAAAGATAAGGAAGAGATAATAGTGTTTATGTATTAAACCGTATGATACCGCTGAACTTTCACAATTTTTGATGTACAAAACCAAAAATTCCATGACTCCTTTTTTTTTACACTTGACAGAAGAAATATGAACATATGGGGCAGTAGTTATAAAGGAATATGAGATCAAGCAGAGTCAGAAAGAAGAGGGTTGCGGGTTTTAGTGGGGAACACCAGAGCGTGTTTGTACACAGATAAAAATGATGGAGTTGGCTGGGAGCATGTGTGTACACCGATAAAAATGAGgcagttggctgggcgtggtggctcacacctgtaatcccagcactttgagaggctgagacaggtggatcacttgaggtcaggagttcaagaccagcctggtcaacatggcaaaaacccgtctctaccaaaaataaaaaaattagctgggtgtggtggcacacgcctataatcccagctacttgggaggctgaggcatgagaattgcttgaacccgggaggtggaggttgcagtgagccgagatcatgccactgcacttcagcctgggtgactaagagagactctgtctcaaaaaaagaggcaGTCATCAGCTGAAAGAAAGGTGGGAGAAAGGAAGGTTTGATAATCAAAGAAATGACATGAAATAATCTCTAAATAGAGTAgcgtgagacaaaaaaaaaaatgttaagaagccaggtttgtttatttctgcttgaACCCCTGACTGTGATGAAATGCAGCTCCTCAGGAAGAATCTTAGAACAGGATAGAGCACACGGCTCCCCCGTGTCACTCGCCTGAGTTACAACATtcctgaaacagaaaatgaacttGACCTTGCCTTTTCCTACATGAAGATGTCTGACAGGGTTAGTGATTATGCTTCTACAATCTATAACCAAATTACTTTAGTAATCTATAAACTGATGTACTCTTACACCCAAACTTTAATGAGATTTCACACATACAGAACCCCCACAACCTACATAGAAGCAATGGGCTGAAAGACCACTTTGGAGCCCTGTGAAAGAACTGCCCTCAGGGTATAAACCTTGGTCTACAGTCCTCAGTGAGACTTCTGAATAGAACTAACTTTAATTACGtaaaagcttaattttttttttgacagcagGTAAGCAAATTAACTGGGGAACTGTAGTGGGGATGCTAAACAGCAGAGTACCCATTTGTTAAGGGTTGATCGTGAATTTATGGGAGAGGCTAAAAACACAAATGCCAACAGGAGCCAGGCAGGTAAATGACTGAAGCAGGCTGAGTGACGAAGGAACTCAAGAATGAAGCCCCATCTAAAGGGGCAGCCAGTGCAGTGGCCATCAAGACTATCAGCTCTATGTTGCCAGATCTCCTGATTTCTCAAGGGAAGccagaaatctttattttttttgatatgttaatttttaaaacactctaTGAGctcaaaaaaatatttccaagtgCAAAAAAATATAGTGCGTGGATGACTAGTTTCTGATTTGTCATCACACCAGATTACAAGATTTTCTTCAACGGTGCTCAGCTGTGGAGGTACTGTCATGGTTGCATTTATCCAAGGTTCGATATGTGCTAAGAAACTgatgggggccaggcgcggtggctcacgcctgtaatcccagcactttgggaggtaggggtgggtggatcacctgaggtcaggagttggagaccagcctggccaacatggtgaaacctcgtcgctactaaaaacaaaaaaatcagccgggtgtggtggcgggtgcctgtaatcccagctactcctcgtgaggctaggcaggagaatcgcttgaacccgggaggcagaggttgtggtgagtcgaggtcgcgccactgcactccagcctgggcaacaagaacaaaatttcctctcaaaaaaagaaagaaagtaatgggAAAGGAAAAGTGACCTGAGGTAGTGAGTGCTAACAGAGTGATTGTAATAATGAACCACAGAAAATCAAGCTAAATAAAGACAATCTAGAAGCCAAGGGCTAATGGTTACAGCGAAGGTCTGGAGGAGTCAATGTATTGAAGGAATCAATACCAAATCCTATTCCTCCTCAAGTTCTTCAGCAAATGATGTAAGTGCTGATGACGGTGGTCACAGAATGTACACATTTAAAAAACGGTGCTGACGCAGTTCTTAGAAATTACAACTTTCAGGTGCATCAGGAGACTGAGTCGAAGACATGCAAATTTCAAAAGCGATTGGACGATATTATTTATATTCAGTCTGATAAGGGATTTTGTTACTtagctgcctttttaaaaatgcatcctaaaaatacatacaatcatgagaaaaacatgagaCAAATTCCATGATTAGGACATCTTACAAAATACatgaccagtactcctcaaaactctCAAGGTCACCAAAAGTAAGTAAAGtttgagaaactgccacagccacaAGAGGCATATAAGGAGACACtgtaactaaatgtaatgtggtattctGGAtggaatcctggaacagaaaaagggtATTAGGTAAAACCGAAGGGAATCTGAATAAAATGTGAACCTTAGTTAATAACAGTGTAAAATGTTGGTTCATTAATTGCAACAAATGTACCATATTAGCatgagatgttaataataggggaaacgaTGCTGGGTATATGGGATTATCTCAACTTAATTAAactacattaagaaaataatacctGTTTTTAAAGGTTTAGTGAATAAAACAATGGCCACCCATATATTTAACACCCAGTTTAATAATGGTCAATACAGTTAAAGCCTCCCTTTATTGTCCCCTCCTTACCAGATATGACCGCTTTTCtcaatttgattttcattttcttgtattTGTTGACTTCTTTACATACGTATACGTAACTAAGCAATATATAACACTGTTTTACAAGTTTTAGAGTTGAATGTACATGAATTgtcctaatatttatttttctacatctttctttttgcctcatcACATTTCTGAATTCAGTCTTCTTTTATTGGCGTATACTACTACATCGTAATTAACATCCCATAAGGTATTTATTctctcattgatggacatttctaattttttgcttcTACCCACAGCGCTGCTAGTTCACTTATCAAAGTTTCTACAAGACATATAGCTAGGAGCAGAGCGCTGGGGTTTAGTAATTGAAAACCTTTTTTTACTACattttgccaaattgctttcccaAAGAGGTTTTAACATTTGCGCACCTACTAGCAGGTGCGTATGTTTAGACGTGTGGAGGAGAAACTATTTAAAGGCATACAAACTAGATAATATACTTGCTTCATTCTCGTTTGACTTTCGTACCCACGCAATTACTtctgcaaacaaacaaataagcaactACTACTAGCACTTCCCGCACCGCCAGCCGCAGTTTTCCTTGCGGGGACGCGGATACAAGGCAGCTTCCGGCGTAGGCGGTGACGCAAAGGACGGCGTAGGCACGCCCGGGACGTCGGCGTCCTGTTGCTCGTCCTTGAAGGCCCCTTTCCGGGCTGTCTGACACGATGCAAGTGTCAGCTTGTGTTGGCTGGTTGCCTTTCTTTCgcaagaaaggaaaatatcctCACAGACTTTCTGTGTTCTCAGAGACGATCTTCTTCCCTAGAAAGGAGTAGCTTACGGTTGGCGTTTCCCTCAGGCAGCGCCGTGGGCAGCCCACAGGCCCTTGTAAGGCGCGCGCCGCGGCCCCGCCTCTTTCCTTTCGGCCGGAACCGCCATCTTCCAGGTAGGGTCTGCGCGTGGCTCCCGGGCGCTAAGTGTTCGACAGACTTGAACCACGACCTTGTGGCCTCAGAGGTCGTTCATTGGGACCGTGGGGAGACCCTCTAACCTGTTTGAGGTCCATTGGCATGGGCGGGTTAAACCATGTTCTGCCAGACGGGGAGCAGCGTGCGCCGGGTCGGGCCTGGGCCGTGGGCTGAGAACCGGACTGCGATGTTGCGGCCCTGCGGGGGGACATTTGCGAGAAAGACGAGACTGAGTCGCTTGGGGTGAGGCGACTCGAGTTAATCTTTAAAAGACTTCGTTTTATGTTCCCGTGGTTGCATCTCCGGTACCGTGGGTGGCTGTCTCACATACGCTGTGTGGGGGCCGCGTGGCCTGATGCCTTTCTAACTCCTTTCAGTGTGGCTTTTTTATTCCTAATCTTGTGATGATGTTGGGTGAGGACTTAAGGGGTAGTAATGGGTTTAAAGTCAGGCCTCGGCTTTAATCTCCTGTGAAGCCTACAAGTGTGAAAACCCGGGCTCTTGGTCGGAGAGTGGGTCCCGGAGTCGTCCTGGGTGATGAACCCTCACTGCCCTTAGTTAATGCATAAGAACGATTTCcgactgtttttaaaattttgacccCACATGGTGATCGGACGAAGGGAAAGTGTTTTGAGGTTGCAACACCAATATTTGCACCAAGAGGAGATACTGTTTTGCGAATTCTAGGGCAGCATGCTTTGAGTGAAGGGAAACATTTAGCCGTAGTTCATCATTTTGTCTAGTTTGTGTACGTTAACAGAGTCGAACAAACTGCAGGTTGCTTTTTATGGTGGATCCTAGTCGCCATGATTTTGATACTGTTACAGACTGTAAAGCATCGTTTTGAAAAGTGCCTTCAGTTTTAAGTGTACGGGGTCCATGCGGAAAATGGATTCCAAACTCAGAAAGATGGATCTAGTGGAGGACTATGGGCTCTGGAATCAGGAATGAGTTAACTGGTTCTGCCACTTGGTGATTCCACAAAGTGACTTGAATCTACACAGTACCACCCTTTGTATACTAACTTAGCACAAGTTTTTGGAACTTTATACACATCTAAAGGCTTTGGGGATTGGAACAGGGTACCTGGCATTTAAAGGGTTCATCCATTTAACAATGGTTTGACTTTGGTGAGTTAGGTGAAACATGTCTTCTTGctatacaatttttataaaaacgGTACTTTGGGAGCCGTTCTTAAAGGATTGCTAGTAAATTTAGAAACCAAATTGTGTTAGAATATTGTCAACACGTTAAGCCTGACGGCTGTATTTTACCTTATGGTAGGAGTAATGGCCAGGAATGGCACTTCTGCCCTATAATGACTAAAGAGCCATCAAAACTATTGTTTTGGCCTTTTTGGGAAACAAAGGAAAGGTTAATTTCTAAATGCCTGTAGGTGAATTCTTAGATAATGATAAATTACCTGCCAGTTACTACTGAGCACTTTACACGGGCCAAGCATTGGTGAGTTCTTTGTAGACGTTACCTCAGCTACGAATGTGTTCACCcctatttcacaaatgaagatgAGAGATGAAATGTGGGTTTcgcagctagtaagtggcagagcctatGTCAAATTTAGGTCAATGATTATAAAGCCTGGGTTCCCCTCTCTTCTACCCTATGTACGCTCGTAGTAAATAATCAGAAATGTGAAGTGGCTTGAGATTTCTGATAGTTAAATAGATGGTGTTTAAGATAGACCATCACGGAAAATTGGTTGACAAGAAAGGTTTAAATCACATAAAAATGTAAGGCTGTTTTATTATGTTCtccaataaattattttctagttaGTAATTACATGCCCTTGGCATTCTAGATTGGGTTCTACAGATAGAGTGTGGTAGAAGTCCTGTTGTGTTCTTATATTCTCATAGAGAAAGGGTACTGGTTTGGATTCTCGTATCAAGTTTTGCTGCTTAAGAGTTTTGATGTTATAGAACTTGAGCAGTTTTGCCAAAAGACCTTACTTGCTAAAATAATGGTTTTTTAACCTTTCAACAGAACTAACTGCTTGGTGATCCAACTTTCATTTTGCAGTTCTCACTTTGCTACTGAAATGTGAACATTTGAAATTACAGGGGTTTGAGGCAAATGCCAGTTTTCAGTCGTATTTGACTGTTATGCTTTCTGGTTTCAGTAATTCGCCAAAATGACgaacacaaagggaaagaggagaggcaccCGATATATGTTCTCTaggccttttagaaaacatggTAAGTGGGTTTACCTTTCTTGAGAGAAGCATGGCACACACTTGTGTTCTGTTGTGTTCAACATGTGTTGTAGTTCATAGAATGTGTATCAATAGCATTAAATAACTAGCGTCTACTCAGCTTATTTTGTGATAAGGTaaataaattaccaaaattatatggtaattctgtgaCTAAATATTGATGGAAGATTAAACTTTGGAGAGAGGTTGTGATTTAGTAGGCTGATTGTGCTTTCAGGAGAAATTGTCCATTGGCAAGATAATAAGCATGTAACCATCAAAAATGATATATGTGTTGAAAGCTAGtaaaattgcatttcttttacTCTAGACTTTTAGCCTTAATACTCACTATACCAAATTTATTCTTGTAGGAGTTGTTCCTTTGGCCACATATATGCGAATCTATAAGAAAGGTGATATTGTAGACATCAAGGTAAAcataaaattgggaaaataacTACAGAAGTTAGAGAAGTTGGATTTAATCTAGTGTAGGAATTCAAATACTAGTGTATATTGCATTTGTAAgggtatagaatggaatttattttatttattattttttttttttgagatggagtttcgctcttgttgctcaggctggagtgcaatggcgcgatctcgcctcaacctccgcctcccgggttcaagcggttctcctacctcagcctcccaaatagctgggattacaggcatgcaccatgatgcctggctaattttgtattcttagtagagacggggtttctccatgttggtcaggctgaacacctcaggtgatctgctggactcagcctcccaatgtgttgggattattacaggtgtgagccaccgtgcccggcctagaatGGAGTTTTTAAAGTGCTATTCTTAGCAGAATTTAAATTTTCCTCATTACCTGCTTGGAGTTAACGGCTAGTGGAAATTGGGTGGTAGGGTGGGAAATTATGAGTTTGTCAAGTTGGAAAGGAACGCCTTAATGCAAAGTTTAATTATTGGTGAAGATTACTGTTACTATGATTAAAAACTCACCTAGTGAAAGCTGTGTTCTTCTGTGACCTGGATTTAAATGTATCTTGGCACTCTAGAGCTTAATGATGACTGGTTTTTTTTGATTGCTTGAAGCAATGTGAAAAACACATTTCACCGGCTCTGAAAGCTCTTGAGTTGCCATTTGAAAGAAATCTTAGAATACCTTACAGTTacttaaaattagatttttaaaggaaagggaAATGCTAGTATATAACATTGGTCTCTTTAATAGGGAATGGGtactgttcaaaaaggaatgccCCACAAGTGTTACCATGGCAAAACTGGAAGAGTCTACAATGTTACCCAGCATGCTGTTGGCATTGTTGTAAACAAACAAGTTAAGTAAGTAGTGTTGTAGTTCTTTGTGGCTAACCGGTATTCCCTCATATGCCCCCTTTTCACTTTGCCAGTTGGACTTATGTCTTTATTGGTCATTCAAGTGGGGCAAAGGAAATATCCTTTTAAAACTCAGGCAAACTGGGTGTTTGTCTGTATCCTGTCAGAGGAAACAAATTGAAATAGATTTACTGGAAAGTCTTACACAGTTTGTTACtaagcagttttttgtttttttgtttgttttgttttgagacggagtcttgctctgttgccctggctggagtgcagtggcgcaatctctgctgtctgcaagctctgcctc is from Pongo abelii isolate AG06213 chromosome 14, NHGRI_mPonAbe1-v2.0_pri, whole genome shotgun sequence and encodes:
- the RPL21 gene encoding large ribosomal subunit protein eL21, whose product is MTNTKGKRRGTRYMFSRPFRKHGVVPLATYMRIYKKGDIVDIKGMGTVQKGMPHKCYHGKTGRVYNVTQHAVGIVVNKQVKGKILAKRINVRIEHIKHSKSRDSFLKRVKENDQKKKEAKEKGTWVQLKRQPAPPREAHFVRTNGKEPELLEPIPYEFMA